The proteins below come from a single Psychrobacter sp. FDAARGOS_221 genomic window:
- a CDS encoding inorganic diphosphatase: MADFNVILDAGDVDGGEINVVVEIPTGSNHKIEWNRELAVFELDRVEPAIFAKPCNYGFIPQTLDEDGDELDALIITDEPLTTGVFLKAKVIGVMKFVDDGEVDDKIVVVPADDRTTGNAYNSLEDLPKRLIEQLEFHFSHYKDLKKPGTTVVESWGDVAEAKEVIKEAIQRWKDK, translated from the coding sequence ATGGCAGATTTTAACGTAATTTTAGATGCAGGCGATGTTGATGGCGGCGAGATTAACGTTGTTGTTGAAATCCCAACAGGCAGTAACCACAAAATCGAATGGAACCGTGAACTGGCTGTATTTGAGCTAGACCGTGTTGAGCCTGCTATCTTTGCTAAGCCTTGTAACTATGGCTTCATCCCTCAAACGCTTGACGAAGATGGCGATGAGTTAGATGCGCTAATTATTACTGATGAGCCATTAACCACTGGTGTTTTCTTAAAAGCAAAAGTTATCGGTGTAATGAAGTTTGTTGATGATGGCGAAGTAGATGACAAAATCGTTGTAGTTCCAGCTGATGATCGCACCACTGGCAACGCTTACAACAGCTTAGAAGATCTACCAAAACGTTTAATCGAGCAGCTTGAATTCCACTTCAGCCATTACAAAGACCTGAAAAAACCAGGCACAACTGTGGTTGAGTCTTGGGGTGATGTTGCTGAAGCTAAAGAAGTTATCAAAGAAGCCATTCAGCGTTGGAAAGATAAATAA
- a CDS encoding entericidin A/B family lipoprotein: MKKLALASFAALIVLSGCNTFKGFGQDVSKAGEGVSKSAEKVQEKI; the protein is encoded by the coding sequence ATGAAAAAGCTAGCTCTTGCCTCTTTCGCTGCTCTAATCGTTCTTTCTGGTTGCAACACTTTCAAAGGTTTCGGCCAAGACGTTTCTAAAGCAGGCGAAGGCGTTTCTAAATCTGCTGAAAAAGTACAAGAAAAGATCTAA